The Candidatus Hydrogenedentota bacterium DNA window TGCTCCGGGGATACCCAGGAATATTCCTGCGGCTTGCCGGCCGGCGGTTTGGCGCGAGAAATGCCTTTCCCAGGCTGTTGGGCATGCTGGGCGCAAAGGTTTCCCCATCACGCGCGACGAGGCGCTCAACGTCATGAAGGCGGTATCCGAGGTCAAGAAGGGCTCGCCCTCTTAACCGGCTTGAAACCACGGACCTGCCCGCGCGCGAACCGTTTGGAGCTGCCTTCTTCTCTATGCCGAAAGCGCGTGGGATTCGATATCCGCGATGAGCCTTTCGCCCAGAGCGAGCGCTTCTTTGGGAAACCTCCACTGCGCCGCGAGCCGGTCAGACACCAGTTCCCGCAGTTGCGGCAGCACCAGCATTTCGGCGGCGTGTTCACTCGACAACGAGCGCGCCAGGTAGGACTCTTCGTCGAAGGTATCGAAGAAACTCTGCAATCCGCGTTCCGCGTCCCCTCCCACTGCGCCAAAATCCTGGCCGTAAATGTGCATGGCCGAGCTGTAGTCCGCGTAGCTTCCCACGCGCACGTTGCGGCCGGACTTCGCCGCGATCTGCTTCGCCACGGCCTGTTGCAGGAAGGTGATGCCGATGACGTTGTCCGGCCATGCCTTGTACAAGTCGCGCGACCGCCACATGGTGTTCATATTGAGGACCAGGTTTCCGCCGGCGTCTTCCGGGCACCGCAACTGCACCTCGCGCAAGCACGGCACGTCTTCTTTCAGATAGGGATCAATGTTCGGCACCGACGTGGTCGCTACGGCCCGCCGCGAATAAGGTGTTTTCGCAATACGTTCGATGGCCATGGCCATCTGGTCCACCGTATCCCCGTTCACGTCCGGATGCGCAAACAGGCGCTGATGGTACGTATACGGCCATTCCTTCGCCGACAACTCGCCTGAGAGCGCCTCCTTCAGTTGCTCCATCGGCACGACCATGTGGTCTTTGATCCCCATGATCTCGGCAATATAGGTCCCAATCTCGCAGAACGACAGCGGCGGAAAACGCGGCTCGCCAAACGGATTCTGTACTTCGATGAGCACGCGGGCGTCACGGCTGGGCGGATCGATGTACGCGCCCTTGGCGTCCTTGCGGTCGTATTCCGTACGGATAGCCAGGCCGTGCTGCCACACCGCCTTCATGGCGCGGTAATGGGCCTGCGGAATGGTATCCGCCACGACGTGTAATGTCGGGATGCGTCCCTCGTTCCCGGTCTCCTGATTCATACGGCGGCTCCTCCCCCTGTGCGGTGCTGATGGCCTATCATAAGCACCCTCGTCACCCCTGGAAACCGATGCTGAACATGCGTTCGAGGTCGTAGTTGCTGTACGCGCGAAAGCCGATGAGCGTGGTCGTGTTCAGGAGACCATCGAGTTTCAGCATGTGCTCCGTCACGATGGCAGCAAGCTGGTCGTTCTCCCGTGCGCGGATGATGATGATCAGGTCCCAGTCGCCGGCGATCGAATACACTTCCGCAACGCCGTCGATCTTCAGAAGCTCCTGGGCCGTCTCGTTAATCCGGTCTCTCTTGACGCTGGCCAATACAAACGCATGTACCATGAATATCGCCTCCTGGTTGCATGAACGGCGCGGCAGCCCGCGGACTTGCCACGCCGGAAAGGTCGTCCTGCCCACAGGTATGGTAAGCGCATGGACATCCCGAGTCAACGCAGCGAATCGCAGACAAGCATGCTTGACCTGCAATGACCGGCAAGTACGCGGGTTCCACAACGGATAAGACATATTGACGGGCGGAAAAACTCACCCCCCGTTGCCGGGCCGCGCCGTTCTCCCCCGCCCTTCGGGTCTCTTTCGTCCCTGCGGTCCTGTTTCCCGCTGTCCGCGCTCAGGAGCCCTGAACGCTGTGTTCGACTGCAAACGCGATGCGCCAGCCGACCGGTCCGCTCCTCGGGGACTCGAGCATCACGCGCACGCAGCGGCCGTTCTGGCCAAAGCGCGTCGCAACATCCTCGGCATTCGCACTGACGCCGCGTACGGTCCATATGCCTTCAGCGGGCAGGACAATCCGCAGCTCATAGGGGTCCCCCGCGACCAACCGGCTTTCCCCCGCGAGAACGCACGCCGCGGCATCCCAGGTTTCGCCCTGCAGGTCGACGATACCCTGGGAGATGTGGCGGCTGGTGCTGATGACCCGGGGATGGGACGCCTCGGGCGCGAGCGCCAGAATCCGGCACGAGCCGGCCGGCACTTCCATCCGCAGCGCGCCGGAGAACGGCTCGATAAAATCGTTTGCCCAGAAGTCGAAACCCACGTATCGCACAGCTTTCGGGAGACCGAGTTTGTCGGCAGAGCACTCCATCGCGACGGCATTCTGCTGGTCCCAGTTGAACAGACCGGCCACGTCGCGGCGCTCGCCGCCGCGGTCGCCAGTAAGCAGCCAGATCGCGG harbors:
- a CDS encoding Lrp/AsnC ligand binding domain-containing protein — encoded protein: MVHAFVLASVKRDRINETAQELLKIDGVAEVYSIAGDWDLIIIIRARENDQLAAIVTEHMLKLDGLLNTTTLIGFRAYSNYDLERMFSIGFQG
- a CDS encoding thymidylate synthase, with amino-acid sequence MNQETGNEGRIPTLHVVADTIPQAHYRAMKAVWQHGLAIRTEYDRKDAKGAYIDPPSRDARVLIEVQNPFGEPRFPPLSFCEIGTYIAEIMGIKDHMVVPMEQLKEALSGELSAKEWPYTYHQRLFAHPDVNGDTVDQMAMAIERIAKTPYSRRAVATTSVPNIDPYLKEDVPCLREVQLRCPEDAGGNLVLNMNTMWRSRDLYKAWPDNVIGITFLQQAVAKQIAAKSGRNVRVGSYADYSSAMHIYGQDFGAVGGDAERGLQSFFDTFDEESYLARSLSSEHAAEMLVLPQLRELVSDRLAAQWRFPKEALALGERLIADIESHALSA